The DNA window GAATTAAGAGAAACCCGATTGTTATTGGTAAAAAACTTGCTGAAAAATTAAACCTTAAGTTACGGTCAAAAATCATTATTACTTTTCAGGATTTTGAAGGAAATATTACAGGATGTGCTTTTCGTGTGGCGGGAATTTTTAATAGCGGAAATGGTATTTTTGATGAAACAACAGCTTTTGTTAGATTTTCGGATATTGAAAGACTTTCAGGTTTGCCTGAAAACAGTTGTCATGAGCTTGCAATTAAGCTAAGCGAAAATCTTGCAGCAAAAGAAATAGCCGATTCTCTTTCAAAGAGATATTCAAATTATGAAATTCAACCATGGACTAAATTAAAACCTGAAATTGGTTATATGACAGAAATTATGGATCTATACATGTATATTTTTGTTGGTATAATTTTGTTTGCTCTTGCTTTTGGTATTGTAAACACAATGTTAATGGTTGTTCTTGAAAGAATTAAAGAACTAGGAATGCTTATGGCAGTTGGAATGAACCGCTTACGTGTTTTTAATATGATAGTTTTGGAAACAGTATTTCTAACTTTAACCGGTGGAATTATTGGTATTATTATTGGTTCCTTAACTGCAAAATATTTTTCTATTCATCCAATAAATCTTTCGCTTTATTCAGAAGGACTGGAAAGTATTGGCTGGGAATCTTTTGTATATACCAGCGTTAATCTTGAAATGATTATTACAGTTACGATTATGGTAATAATAGCAGGTGTTTTAGCAGCTATTTATCCGGCTATAAAAGCATTACGGAGCAATCCGGCAGAAGCGCTTAGAATTGAGTAAATAATTTTAGCTAATTGTTTTTGTAACTGTTCACAAGGTTAATAAAGAATATAAAAGAGAATAAATTGATTAACAAAGGTTTAAGTTGACAGTTAACAATTGACAGTTTGCAATTTTCTAAATAAAAATTATGGTACAAAACTTTAAATGTCTAACAGTTTATAAAAAGGCATTTGCTTTAGCATGTAAAAGGAAATCCCATTAACAATTTTACCTACTGTTAATTGTAAATTGTCAACTTTTCACTTTATATGCTGAGTTTGTCGAAGTATAATATTAAAATTATAATATATATAAATTATATCTAACTAAGAAAACAACAAACATTTTAAATTATTAATATCATGAGTATTATTGAAATCAAAAACCTGCATAAAGTATATAATGAATCCGAAGTGCATGTACATGCTGTAAATGGTATTGACCTTTCTGTTGAAAAAGGTGAATTTGCAGCAATTGTTGGTCCTTCCGGCTCGGGTAAAACAACATTATTAAATATACTTGGCGGTTTAGATAAACCAAGCGAAGGGGAAGTCATTATTGACGGTGTAAACATTAATAGACTAAATTCACGAAAAACAATTGATTTCCGGTTAAATAATATTGGTTTTGTTTTTCAGGCTTATAATTTAATTCCCGTATTAACGGCAAAAGAAAATGTTGAGTTTATTATGCATCTTCAGGGCAGGTCAAAACACGAAAGAAATGCAAGAACAAAAGAACTTCTCGAAGCAGTTGGCTTAGGAGACAGAATAAATAGCCGTCCTTCAAAATTATCCGGCGGGCAACAGCAAAGAGTAGCAGTAGCAAGAGCATTAGCATCAAAACCAAAATTTATTTTAGCTGATGAGCCAACTGCCAATCTCGATTCAAAATCAACTGAAAACCTGCTTGATATTATGGAGCGTCTTAATAAAGAGGAAAATATAACATTTATTTTCTCAACACATGATGCAAGAGTTGTAAAAAAAGCCCGAAGGGTAATAACTATTGAAGATGGTAAGGTTATTCGTGATGAAAGGAAAGCTGAAAATTGAAAGTTTAACAATGGAACAATAGAACAATAGAACAATAGAACAATGGAACAATAGAACCATTATTCAATTATGATAAAATGCCAAAACACCTTAAAATACCAATATTAATAAGTGTCCTTTCGTTAATAGCTGTTAACTTTTTATTAGCACAGGAAAAAAAACAAAAAAACTGGACATTAGATGGTTATGTTTCAAATATGCAATCTTCTATTTTTACAGATATTGAAGAAGATTGGATTTCAAATAATCTTATTCATAACCGGTTGAATTTTAATTATTATCTTTCAAATACAATTACTATTAATATTGAAGGAAGAAATCGTTTTATGTATGGCGAGTTAATTAAAAATAATCCCGAATATGCAAGTTTTTATGAAAACGACCCGGGATTTATTGATTTAACAACAAACATTCTTGAAGAAACTTCTTTTATTCTCAATTCTACAATTGACAGGGCAAAGGTAGATATTACAATAAATAAACTTAACATTATTGTTGGGCGACAAAGGATTAACTGGGCACACACTTTTGTGTGGAACCCCAATGATATTTTTAACAGCTATTCCTTTTTTGATTTCGATTATGTTGAAAAATCCGGCAGTGATGCTCTGCGACTTCAATATTACACAAACCTTTCATCTTCTGCTGAATTGTCTGCTAAAATCGACAAAGACAATAGAAAAACTATTGCAGGTTTGTTTCGTTTTAATAAATGGAAATATGATATTCAAATACTTGGCGGACTTTTAAACGACGAAGATTATGTAATTGGAGCCGGTTGGTCAGGTAACATTGTAGATGCAGGGTTCAGTGGTGAATTTAGTTATTTTTCTGCAAAAGATAAAAATAGTGATCCTAAAAATATTTTTTTAAGTTCGATATCAATAAATTATATATTTAAAAATTCCTTATTCCTGCAATTTGAAGTCCTTTATATTGACATGCAACAAAAAGTCAATATAACAAGTTTTACAGAGTTGTTTAACAGCGAATTAACTGTAAAAAACCTTTCCTTTACAAAACTGTCATTATTCGGACAGGTATCTTTTCCTATTACCCCAATTTTAAACTCAACTTTTTCGGCAATGTATTATCCCGAAATTGACGGTTACTTTATCGGACCATCATTAAGTTATTCTTTTAACGACAATACTGATTTTTCAATATTCTTTCAGTCATTCAGCGGAGAATTAACAACAGGAACAAAAGAAAAATTTAACATGGGTTTCTTGAGGTTAAAATATTGTTTTTGACTTGTGTATTTTTTTGTTTTGATTGATGTGTGTTTTAATGTGGTTTTAGCTTTTGTGTATGCAATATACTAAAAGCTATTTGATAAGATGAAATTATTATAAAAAGTCTGGCGGGAAATTTCCGTTAGCCGCCTACTTGATTATGCAATGGGTTTTATACCTTTAACTAATCGTTTCCTCCTGAAATATTCTACAATTTCTTGTGGAGTCATTTTTGATAATATTTCACTTAATCTCTGTCTTTGTTGACGCATATATTTTACTGCATCAAAATCTTTTTTAATTTTCGTTTTCATATTTCATTAGTTCTCTCGGTGAACGTATTTCTAATTGTTTATATCCAAATTTTATATTTGTTGAGTTGTATCCTATTATACGCTCAATATTTACAATGTGTTTAAAATTCCAACTTATTAAAAAGTCTGCTTGATTTATTGTTGCTAAAGCTATATGCAAACAGTCTGCATAACTTGTTTTGCTAACTACTTTTTCTGAAATATATTCAAGAGCCAATTCTACAGCATCTTCTGTTTCAATGATAAACTCAGTATGTTCAGTTTTTATTTTTTGAACTATTTGTTTCACTTTTTCAGGTGCATTTTCAAGTTCATCTTGAGTAACCGTAGAAAATAGTATTATAAATTCTCCCTGAAATATTCTTTCAAAAAGTGGTTTGGTATAATTTTCAAATTCATTGTCAAAATATCCTCCAAAGACAGAGGTGTCAATATAAAGTCTTAATTTTTTTTTCATTAGTTAAAGGTAAGAATATTCTTTTGGTTTTGTTGCAAAATATTTTATTTTTTTCAAACTTGTGCCTAAAGGATTATGCTATGAATAGTTACCGATTGCGTAACACTTCACTAGCAAATTATTCTTTCAATAGATAATACTGATTTTTCAATATTCTTTCAATCATTCAGCAAAGAATTAACAAGCGGAACAAAAGAAAAATTTAACATGGGTTTCTTGCGGTTAAAATATTGTTTTTGAGTTGTGTATTTTGTTGTTTTGATTGGTGTTTGTTTTATCCATAATGAAAATATGTTGGGGAGATGTGTTGTAATTGGGGTTTTCCGTCAGCCGATTACTCAATTATATGCTCGCTTTATTCTTATGTAAAAGTATTATTTCTTTTTTTCGTTTTTCTTTATTGCCTTTTTCTTATTGCCTTCAATATTTTTTATACTTTTTTCGGCAGATAATTCTTCAGGCATTGTTCCTCCTAACTCTTTAATTGTTTGTCGAACTTTTTTGCCAACCTCAAAATGTGTCTTATTCGCTTTTTGTTTCCCTTTTATGTTTTCTCGTTTTAATTTTTCTTCAGTTTGTGTAGCACGAAAGAGATTAGCTGCTAATTCAGTACTTCCCATATGGTCGAGAATATTTTGACTTTTCTTTAGTCCTTTTTTTGAATGAATTTCTTTCGCTCCCAAACCATTGTATAGACCCATATAACCATGATTTTGAAAAACTGCATATTCCCATGGTTGAATAACGCCTGCTTTTTTAGCAGCATCAGCCAATTGTTTGTTGTGTTCAACCATTTCTTTTCTTAGAAACAGACGTTTTTCATCTTCGCTTTGTAGTTTTCCAAAACTTTCTTCTAAAACCTCCTGTTTGCGAGTTTGAACAGCAAAATAGGTTTGTCCTAATGCAACAACTTCTTTAGAAGGGTCTGCATTTTGTATTATTAGATAACAGGCATATCTTGAAAGTTGAATATCTCCAATGTCTCTTTGTGCTCCTGACCCAATTTTAACCAATTTCTCCACTCGGGGAAAATGGTTTTTAGAGTCTTGACCTGAGTTCTCACATGATTGTTTCGCTTTGTCAATTACATTAAGAAATTTATCCCATTTTATATATTCTAAAACTGTGAACAACTCTCTTGCACTCCAATATTCTTGTCCTATTTCGTTTAAGTGCTTAATTTCTTCAAATATTTGTTTTTTACTCATACCGTTTTTTCTTCAATCATTAAGCCAACACTGTTTCCTTTTGCTTGCACACAACACCTCGCTATAACAAAAGGTAATTATATCTCCTTTATATCGTTATTCTTAATCTCTGTGCGTTTGTCAAGCAATTCATTGATTTGGTCGTTTGAAAGCTCGGAAGTTTTTAGTAATTCGTCAATTTCTATAATATCGTTACGGATTTCTTTTATTTCAGGAACAGATTCTTCTACTTCGCCCAATTCATCTTTTAATTGTTCAATTAGCTTTTCTATCATGTGTTGTATTGGTTCCCCGAATTGCTCAAGGATGTCATCTGAAAGATGATTTTTTATCATTTCGTAGTTATTAAGCACCATATCAAAATTAAAGAAAAGAGATTTGTCAAATCCCGGCATTTTTTCTTTTTCTGTGCGTGCTCTTACCTTTTTAAACAGGCTTATCAGTTGGTCAAGTTTTTCACGGAATGTTTTATTTTTATCGTCCATCATATAGAATGTTTTATTTTATGCAAAGATATTAATTATAAAACGAAATTATTAACAATAAAACAGAAATACTGAATATAGTGTCAACCATATTTATGAATGGACAGGGAACTATAAGCAAAGCGGGAACTAAACGAAGTGATTTCAGCGAAGCTAATTTTTCGGGTTATTTTGTTCACCCCGTTAAATCCTGCAAACCATGAACAACGTTATTTAACGGGGCAAATCACTAAAATATCAAGCAATTTAGAATTTTCTTAGAGACCCTATATACTATTTCTTATAAAAATTATTTTAACCCTTACGGAAAAGCAGTTGCTGTTCCATCTTGTGTTATACTAAATGTAGTAACATGCCCTGTCATTGAGAATGTAATTACAGCTGTTCTATTTTTAGTTCCGTTATTTTTACTACATGTAATTGGTATTATGGAAGCACCACTGCTTCCACTGGTTTGATCAATTGAAATCCATGTTTCATTTTCGGCTAAACTCCAAGCCACATCAGTTGTAATGGAAATGTTTTTTGTTTCACCATTTTGTGAAAAAGTTAAGCTTGAAGGACTCAAATTACATACAACATTACTCCTTTTTCCTATATCATAATCACTAAAATCGCTCACACCCGCACCGGAACTACTTCGGGCTGCTTTAACAAAATAGTAATAGTTTTTATTTTGTATGGCAGTATAATCGGTAAAGCTGGTACTTACCTGCCAGTTGGTGTTGACTTCTGTTCTTGTTCCTGTTTCTGACTCTGCCCTGTATAATTTGTAATAACTTGCATTAGAAACTGTATTCCATGTAATTTTAATTTTATCATTATAAGTCCAGTTTGAAGCACTAATATTTTGTGGAGTACTTAATTTAAGAAGTTTCCCACTATCACTACTACTATAGTCAGTACTATAACTACCAGAAGTACTTTGGGCGGCTTTTACAAAATAATAGAATGTTTGATTCGGGGGAGCAGTTACATCAGTAAACGAATTGATTGCTATTGCCGAAGCAATATTTGTACTACCCGAAGAACTATTTG is part of the Bacteroidales bacterium genome and encodes:
- a CDS encoding ABC transporter ATP-binding protein, coding for MSIIEIKNLHKVYNESEVHVHAVNGIDLSVEKGEFAAIVGPSGSGKTTLLNILGGLDKPSEGEVIIDGVNINRLNSRKTIDFRLNNIGFVFQAYNLIPVLTAKENVEFIMHLQGRSKHERNARTKELLEAVGLGDRINSRPSKLSGGQQQRVAVARALASKPKFILADEPTANLDSKSTENLLDIMERLNKEENITFIFSTHDARVVKKARRVITIEDGKVIRDERKAEN
- a CDS encoding ABC transporter permease — encoded protein: MIWIVSWRNVWRNKLRSSVVIIAIALGIFAGVFATAFMKGMTEQRIKSAIESEVSHIQIHQAGFTESSDIDLFITNVDSLTSTISKLQKVKNISKRIVLNSMAASAETATGIKLIGVEPEIEIRTTNINEKIIEGQYLEGIKRNPIVIGKKLAEKLNLKLRSKIIITFQDFEGNITGCAFRVAGIFNSGNGIFDETTAFVRFSDIERLSGLPENSCHELAIKLSENLAAKEIADSLSKRYSNYEIQPWTKLKPEIGYMTEIMDLYMYIFVGIILFALAFGIVNTMLMVVLERIKELGMLMAVGMNRLRVFNMIVLETVFLTLTGGIIGIIIGSLTAKYFSIHPINLSLYSEGLESIGWESFVYTSVNLEMIITVTIMVIIAGVLAAIYPAIKALRSNPAEALRIE
- the dinD gene encoding DNA damage-inducible protein D, with product MSKKQIFEEIKHLNEIGQEYWSARELFTVLEYIKWDKFLNVIDKAKQSCENSGQDSKNHFPRVEKLVKIGSGAQRDIGDIQLSRYACYLIIQNADPSKEVVALGQTYFAVQTRKQEVLEESFGKLQSEDEKRLFLRKEMVEHNKQLADAAKKAGVIQPWEYAVFQNHGYMGLYNGLGAKEIHSKKGLKKSQNILDHMGSTELAANLFRATQTEEKLKRENIKGKQKANKTHFEVGKKVRQTIKELGGTMPEELSAEKSIKNIEGNKKKAIKKNEKKK
- a CDS encoding PIN domain-containing protein, which gives rise to MKKKLRLYIDTSVFGGYFDNEFENYTKPLFERIFQGEFIILFSTVTQDELENAPEKVKQIVQKIKTEHTEFIIETEDAVELALEYISEKVVSKTSYADCLHIALATINQADFLISWNFKHIVNIERIIGYNSTNIKFGYKQLEIRSPRELMKYENEN